Within the Echinicola sp. 20G genome, the region TGAAACCTTGTATATGTCAGTGGAGCAACCCAACTTATGGTCACCAGACTCTCCTCAGTTATACCAACTTGAAGTAAGTTTGTGGGCTGATGGCAAACAAGTGGATAGTTATATTGATCAGGTAGGTTTTAGAAGCATTCGTTTTGATGCCAATGAAGGTTTTTTTCTAAACGGGGAAAACATGCTGATCAAGGGAGTTTGTATTCACCACGATGCTGGATCCTTTGGAGCTGCTGTTCCCAAAGCGGTGTGGGCAAAGCGCTTGGAAACGTTAAAGGATTTGGGATGTAATGCCATTAGGATGAGCCATTATCCACATCAGGATTATTTGTACGACTTATGTGATGAAATGGGCTTCTTGGTTCAGGATGAAGCTTTTGATGAATGGGAGAGAGGAAAGAACAAGTGGATTGAAGGTTGGAATGTAGGAACGCCTGGCAATGATGGTTCCTATGATGCTTTTGCGGAGTGGGGGCACCAAGACGTTAAAGATATGGTCCTTCGCTCAAGAAACCATCCTTCCATATTTATGTGGAGTATTGGCAATGAGATAGATTACCCGAATGACCCTTACAGCCACCCAGTATTGGATGAGGGTAGAAATCCCCAAATCTATGGAAGAGGTTATCAGAAAGGTAATCCAGCTGCGGCTCAACTGGGGCCATTGGCAGAAGGTTTAGTGGCCGCTGTTAAATCAGTAGATACATCCCGTCCTGTAACTGCAGCATTGGCAGGGGTGACGATGTCCAATCACACCAGTTATCCTGAGGCTTTAGACATTGTAGGGTATAATTATCAAGAATATCGGTACCAGGAAGATCACGAAGCCTATCCAGATAGGGTGATTTATGGAAGTGAAAATGGGGATGCACTGGAAGCTTGGCGGGCAGTTACTGAAAACAAACATATTGCCTCACAGTTTTTGTGGACAGCCTTTGACTTTTTAGGAGAGGCGAGGCCCTGGCCTGTCAGAAGTAGCGGGGCTGGCATTATTGATATGGCAGGCTATCCCAAGCCAGACTTCTATTTTAGAAAGAGTCTCTGGAACGATACTCCAATGGTTTATATCGGTGTTACCAATAGTGAAGAGAATGTCAATCGTAGAAGAATCCAAGATACTTGGATTGGTGAGAAAGGGGAAGAGAAGTGGGTGGCCGTTTACGCCAATGTGGAAGAAGTAGAACTGATGCTAAACGATCGGTCATTGGGTAAAAAGAAAATCAATTACTCTTCCGAATCCATGCCCGGTTGGTCTGTTCCTTTTGAGGAAGGAACTCTGAAAGCAATAGCTTATAATGATGATAAGCAAGTAGCTTCTTATGAGCTAAGCAGTCCTGGGAAGATCGATCATATTGAAGCTACCATTAGTGAGGAATTAAAAGCTGATGAAAACGGTGTGATTCACTTGGATATAGAACTTAAAGATAAAGCAGGTAACAGAATCGTTGCTGATGACAGGGAGATTCAAATAGACCTTGATGGACAGTTGAAATTACTTGGTTTGGAAAGTGGTGATTTGAGTAGTCACGAGGATTATCAGAGCAAGCGCAGAAAAACTTACCACGGAAGATTAAGAGCATATGTGAGGATAGATGGCGAAGGAGAAATTAAAATCAGCACAAAAGGGCTTAAATCAATTAAGTTAAAAATGAAATAATTGTAAAATGGGTTTATTTTATCCAAAGGCTTCCTGGTGTCAGGAAGCCTTTTTTAGTACATATAATTTGTCGATATAGTTATTTAATCCAATCAAGCTCATAACGTATAATTCAATACTCATATACCCCCTTATTTTTAAGTTGGAAGGTATATAAAACTCATTTAGAATCACTTCAAAACCTTGTTGGAAAGAGTGATCTGCAAAAACAAGGATGGCAGTTTCTTTATGGTTTCAGTCAACTAGGTGTTCAAGGCTTGTATTAGCTGGATTTAACTTTTCAAATAAGGGAACATCAAGCTGATCTTTTGCTTCATTTTTGATAGAACAGAAGGATAACAAAGTCAAAAATAGGAACGGAATTACCCAAAACCAGTTGTTTTTAATCTGCATATACGCAGCTTTTGGCTGGTTCATTAAAAAGCTTTTTGATGTAAGTAACTTTTACACACTACATGGGATCCTTGCTGAAATTTTACTAGGCTTAATAAAAATAATAGACGATTGATGTCCATTGTTACTACGGTTGAGATATAAAATATACCTAAATAATATGGGAGACCGAATTTTATTGAGTAAAAAATCGTTTGACTAAAAAGATTTAGCAAATATCAATTAAGTAAATCTACGCAATACAGGTTGCTAAGGAATGATCAGGACAAACTAATTAAAATTGGAAAGTAAGCTAAGCAAGGGACTATTGCTTTTAATGGCAATTACAACAGGAATGGTTGTAGCGAACAACTACTACAACCAACCTCTATTAGGGGAAATGGCAAGGGAGTTTGGAGTGTCTCAGTCAATGATTAGCAGTGTGCCCATGCTCACTCAAATTGGGTATGCGATAGGACTACTTTTGATAGTTCCTTTAGGAGACATGTTCAAAAGGAAAAAACTAATCTTGACAGATTTCTTTTTCATCATTGCAGCAATGTTGGCCGCTGCTTGGTCAACTTCGCCATTTGTCTTAAAAGTCTCCAGTTTTTTCATTGGCTTAACTTCTGTAATTCCCCAGGTGATGGTACCTATGGCGGCTCAGTTGGCCTCCGAAAAAGAACGAGGAAAAGCGATAGGAACAGTGATGACGGGAATGTTTATTGGTATACTTGGGTCAAGAACACTTAGCGGTGTGATAGGAGAATATTGGGGATGGCGTACGGTATTTTTTATGGGAGCAGGCTTGATGGGAGTATTATGGGCGCTTTTGAAGTGGAAACTTCCAGAGATTTCTCCTGATTTTAAAGGGACCTATAAACAATTGCTTCAGTCAATTTTGGAACAGTTTAAATCCAAACCTAAACTGAGAATTTCAGCACTTCGGGGAGGTTTGGACTTTGCATGCTTTAGTATTTTTTGGACAACTTTGGTATTTCTATTAGAAAGTCCAGCATTTGATATGGGGAGTGAGGAAGCTGGTGAATTTGGTTTTGTAGGCATTGCAGGTGCAGCAATGGCTTCAGTGGTGGGTAGGCTTGCTGATCGCGGTAATAAAAATAGCATAATTACAGTAGCCATTTTGATCATTATGGCCTCTTGGGGCGTCTTAGGTCTGTCTTCGAATAATATTTTAGGGTTGGTCATAGGGGCTTTATTTTTGGATTTGGGAATTCAATCGGTCCATATCACTAACCAGACTATTATTTTTGAAGGTAACCCTCCGGAGCGGAATCGAATCAATACAGTCTATATGGTGATGTATTTTACAGGAGGAGCTTTGGGCACATTTATCGCAGGTCTAGTTTGGCATTATTTCCAGTGGCGAGGGGTGGCCATAGCTGGTTTTAGCTTTGCCTTTTTAACCTTAATAGCCCATCTAGTTTGGAAGGATTAAACCTAAAAGCAGTTCGGCCTTTAGTGTAATTAAGAAAATAGAAAACTAATTATAAATCTTTATAAAACTCATAATGGAAAAGATCAAAATAGGAAAAACTGATTTAGAAGTAGCAAAAATTAACTTGGGAGGTAATGTGTTCGGGTGGACATTGGATGAAAAGCAGTCATTTGAAATTCTGGATGAATTTTCGGAAAATGGATTTAACTTTATTGATACAGCAGACATGTATTCGTATTGGGTGGATGGGAAAGGTGGTGGACAATCGGAAACTATTCTTGGAAAATGGATGAAATCCAGAAATAGCAGAGAGCGGGTAATCATGGCTACCAAAGTAGGAGGAGAGACTGGCTTGCATCCTGTAGATACGAGTAAGAAACATATTCTTGAAGCAGTAGATTCTTCTTTGAAGCGTTTGCAAACAGATTATATCGATTTATACTACACCCATTTTGATGATGAGAAAACACCAGTAGAAGAGACGCTGTCTGCTTACGATGAAATCATCAAAGCCGGAAAGGTGAGGTATATAGCAGCTTCCAATTTGTCTCCAAAGCGACTTGAAGCATCCTTTGAGGCTTCCAAAAAGTATGGGCTACCACAGTATCAAGCATTACAACCTCACTATAACTTGGTGGAGCGGGAAAATTATGAGACTAAGTATGCTTCTTTAGTAGAAAAATATGACCTGACAGTTTTTCCTTACTGGTCATTGGCCGCGGGGTTTTTAACTGGAAAATATCGGTCAAAAGAAGATCTCAATAAGAGTGTCAGAGGTGGTAGTGTCAAGCAATATCTAAACGATAAAGGATTGGCTGTGCTAAGTGCTTTAGATAAGGTATCAGAGAAACATTCCACTACCCCAGCTACAGTATCTCTGGCTTGGCTATTGGCTCAGCCAAATATAGGAGCTCCCATTGCCAGTGCTACTAGCGGAAAACAATTAGAAACTTTGTTTAAAGCCCCAGAAATAGCTTTGGATAATGATGACCTAAAAGTATTGGATGAGGCAAGTGCGGTATTTCGTGATTGTTAAGTAGCGAGTAGTCACTCCTTATCATTTGATTGTGTAGCGACTCATTTCACCATATTGATTTTATTATAAATTATAAAGGCGTAAATTTTCTAGAGAAAAAGTAAATATAATTTATCAATAGAATTTTTGTAAAATTTAAGGGAAAGGCAAGTTTTATACATAACTTGCCTTTCCCTTATTTTGATAATTAGGAAATGTTTTGACAGCCAATAGGTTCATAAAAGAAATACCATTGCTCAAGAGGCAGGAGTAATCTTTTTTTAAATATTATATCATGAAGTTTTTGTTTTGGTTTAAAGTGTTGTTTTTCAAGTTACTATCTCTAGTTATTTCATTGAATATAATGGCGCAGGTAACGGAGAGGAAACGACCTGAGCAGTGGGATGACTTAATTTTGGGTGGAAGATTTTTGGACCGCTTTGAGAAGATACCCCCTAATGGAGAATTAATAGATAGCACTTGGGGAGCTGCGAATGTTTTGCCTCGTTATGTGGAGAATGGAATTGAAGATCAGGAGTGGTCCTATTGGGGAGGAAACATTGTTTATGGAAAAGATCAAAAGTACCACATGTTTGTTTGCAGGTGGTCCGAGTCTTCTCCAAAAGGTCATATGGAATGGCCCAATTCAACAGTGGTACACGCGGTTTGTGACAATTCAGAAGGGCCTTTTGAGGTTATAGAAGAGATAGGAAAAGGACACAACCCAGAAATTTTTCAATTGCAGGATGGCAGGTATATCATTTATGTAATTGACGGCTATTATATTTCAGAAAATTTAGGTGGTCCATGGGAATATGGTCAGTTTGAGTTTGATCCCCGTGATCGGCCTATTATAGAGGGACTATCCAATTTGTCTTTTGCAAAACGTGAAGATGGCTCTTATTTGATGGTATGTAGAGGTGGTGGAATTTGGTTGAGTAAGGATGGACTTTCCTCTTATCAACAAGTGACAAATGAAAGGGTTTACCCTCCCGTGGATGGTCGCTTTGAGGACCCTGTAATTTGGAAAGACCATATTCAATACCATATGATTGTCAATGACTGGCTTGGGAGAATAGCTTTTTATTTGAGGTCTAAGGATGGGGTTCATTGGAAGACTGATCCGGGAGAAGCTTATCAGCCTGGAATAACTGTCTATAAAGATGGTGTGGAGGAAGATTGGTTTAAATATGAGCGATTAAAGATTTTTCAAGACGGATTAGGGAGGGCTATACAAGCCAATTTTGCTGTCATTGATACTTTAAAACACGAGGATAAACCTGATGACAATCACAGCTCCAAAAATATTGGAATTCCTCTGACTGTAGGAAGACAGATTGAGTTGTTGAATAAGAAAATCACAGA harbors:
- a CDS encoding glycoside hydrolase family 2 TIM barrel-domain containing protein, whose amino-acid sequence is MFGQEQGKALFIEHWQFVKADEITSLEDLRSTENLDWRAITLPHDWSVEGPFSAEWASGTGFLPGGVGWYKKQFDLEDWDNSKEYQLYFDGVYKNSEVWINGHYLGKRPNGFIAFYYEIGKYLKAEKNEVIVKVDHRQYADSRYYTGSGIYRNVYLITKEPVHFKTWGVFFSTPEVNNDQALAKVEVDIKNSFENTSNVSIKARLLNGSSVVANSELAAFVPSEGENHETLYMSVEQPNLWSPDSPQLYQLEVSLWADGKQVDSYIDQVGFRSIRFDANEGFFLNGENMLIKGVCIHHDAGSFGAAVPKAVWAKRLETLKDLGCNAIRMSHYPHQDYLYDLCDEMGFLVQDEAFDEWERGKNKWIEGWNVGTPGNDGSYDAFAEWGHQDVKDMVLRSRNHPSIFMWSIGNEIDYPNDPYSHPVLDEGRNPQIYGRGYQKGNPAAAQLGPLAEGLVAAVKSVDTSRPVTAALAGVTMSNHTSYPEALDIVGYNYQEYRYQEDHEAYPDRVIYGSENGDALEAWRAVTENKHIASQFLWTAFDFLGEARPWPVRSSGAGIIDMAGYPKPDFYFRKSLWNDTPMVYIGVTNSEENVNRRRIQDTWIGEKGEEKWVAVYANVEEVELMLNDRSLGKKKINYSSESMPGWSVPFEEGTLKAIAYNDDKQVASYELSSPGKIDHIEATISEELKADENGVIHLDIELKDKAGNRIVADDREIQIDLDGQLKLLGLESGDLSSHEDYQSKRRKTYHGRLRAYVRIDGEGEIKISTKGLKSIKLKMK
- a CDS encoding MFS transporter, which encodes MESKLSKGLLLLMAITTGMVVANNYYNQPLLGEMAREFGVSQSMISSVPMLTQIGYAIGLLLIVPLGDMFKRKKLILTDFFFIIAAMLAAAWSTSPFVLKVSSFFIGLTSVIPQVMVPMAAQLASEKERGKAIGTVMTGMFIGILGSRTLSGVIGEYWGWRTVFFMGAGLMGVLWALLKWKLPEISPDFKGTYKQLLQSILEQFKSKPKLRISALRGGLDFACFSIFWTTLVFLLESPAFDMGSEEAGEFGFVGIAGAAMASVVGRLADRGNKNSIITVAILIIMASWGVLGLSSNNILGLVIGALFLDLGIQSVHITNQTIIFEGNPPERNRINTVYMVMYFTGGALGTFIAGLVWHYFQWRGVAIAGFSFAFLTLIAHLVWKD
- a CDS encoding aldo/keto reductase — protein: MEKIKIGKTDLEVAKINLGGNVFGWTLDEKQSFEILDEFSENGFNFIDTADMYSYWVDGKGGGQSETILGKWMKSRNSRERVIMATKVGGETGLHPVDTSKKHILEAVDSSLKRLQTDYIDLYYTHFDDEKTPVEETLSAYDEIIKAGKVRYIAASNLSPKRLEASFEASKKYGLPQYQALQPHYNLVERENYETKYASLVEKYDLTVFPYWSLAAGFLTGKYRSKEDLNKSVRGGSVKQYLNDKGLAVLSALDKVSEKHSTTPATVSLAWLLAQPNIGAPIASATSGKQLETLFKAPEIALDNDDLKVLDEASAVFRDC
- a CDS encoding glycoside hydrolase family protein, coding for MKFLFWFKVLFFKLLSLVISLNIMAQVTERKRPEQWDDLILGGRFLDRFEKIPPNGELIDSTWGAANVLPRYVENGIEDQEWSYWGGNIVYGKDQKYHMFVCRWSESSPKGHMEWPNSTVVHAVCDNSEGPFEVIEEIGKGHNPEIFQLQDGRYIIYVIDGYYISENLGGPWEYGQFEFDPRDRPIIEGLSNLSFAKREDGSYLMVCRGGGIWLSKDGLSSYQQVTNERVYPPVDGRFEDPVIWKDHIQYHMIVNDWLGRIAFYLRSKDGVHWKTDPGEAYQPGITVYKDGVEEDWFKYERLKIFQDGLGRAIQANFAVIDTLKHEDKPDDNHSSKNIGIPLTVGRQIELLNKKITENTREILVMVKAEPGFDPKTDMDLSSLRFGASEVVNFGGGSVLLATQERGDDLILIFEAEGHAFNEDNFAGKLLGKDAEGKLLFGYSRLPWVNYLEPMLSSTRPRQIDQENIWEIEVMNFGQVSSEKTSLKFEVRIEDEWQLYGDAQVRTLNPFEKETVIILGNNGKSIKLGDTCRVVINNNTISHELFVLD